From a region of the Pectobacterium aquaticum genome:
- the fadD gene encoding long-chain-fatty-acid--CoA ligase FadD: MEKIWLSRYPADVPAEIDPDRYSSLIDMFENGVKRYADRPAFVNMGEVMTFRKLEERSRAFAAYLQNQLKLQKGDRVALMMPNLLQYPVALFGVLRAGMVVVNVNPLYTPRELEHQLKDSGASTIVIVSNFAHTLEKIVHNTAVKHVILTRMGDQLSTAKGTLVNFVVKYIKRLVPKYHLPDAISFRRVLQEGRRQQYIRPDMINSDLAFLQYTGGTTGVAKGAMLTHRNMLANLEQCKGAYGAVLREGTELVVTALPLYHIYALMVNGLLFFELGGKNLLITNPRDIPAVVKELKQYPFTAITGVNTLFNALLNNKEFHELDFSALRLSAGGGASVQQSVAERWEKLTGKHLLEGYGLTESSPVVSGNPYDLKHYSGSIGLPMPSTDVRIIDDNGNDAGPGESGELWVRGPQVMLGYWQQPAATDEVLKDGWLATGDIVTSDDEGFLRVIDRKKDMILVSGFNVYPTEIEDVISRHPNVSESAVVGVENEVSGEAVKAFVVRRDNALTKEELITHCRRNLTGYKVPKEIEFCDDLPKSNVGKILRRELRGEKTAKKDAAA, encoded by the coding sequence TTGGAAAAAATTTGGTTATCACGCTATCCGGCGGATGTGCCGGCGGAAATCGATCCGGATCGCTATTCGTCGTTGATTGACATGTTTGAAAATGGCGTGAAGCGCTATGCCGATCGGCCCGCGTTCGTCAACATGGGTGAAGTGATGACGTTTCGCAAGTTGGAAGAGCGGAGCCGAGCATTTGCGGCCTATTTGCAAAATCAGCTTAAATTGCAGAAAGGCGATCGCGTAGCATTGATGATGCCCAATTTGCTGCAATATCCCGTTGCGCTATTTGGCGTGTTGCGTGCGGGTATGGTGGTTGTCAACGTTAACCCACTGTATACGCCGCGTGAGCTGGAACATCAGCTAAAAGACAGCGGCGCCAGTACGATTGTTATCGTATCTAACTTTGCGCATACGTTGGAAAAAATTGTCCATAACACGGCAGTGAAGCACGTCATCCTGACCCGCATGGGTGACCAGCTCTCTACGGCAAAAGGGACGTTGGTCAACTTCGTGGTGAAGTACATTAAGCGGCTGGTGCCTAAATACCATCTGCCGGATGCGATATCATTTCGTCGTGTTTTGCAGGAAGGGCGCCGCCAGCAGTATATTCGTCCCGATATGATCAACTCCGATTTGGCATTTCTGCAATATACCGGCGGTACCACGGGCGTCGCTAAAGGCGCCATGCTCACACACCGCAATATGTTGGCGAATCTTGAGCAGTGTAAAGGCGCATACGGTGCTGTTTTGCGTGAAGGAACTGAACTGGTAGTGACCGCACTCCCGCTGTATCACATCTATGCGTTGATGGTGAATGGGCTGCTGTTCTTTGAACTCGGTGGGAAGAATCTCCTGATTACTAACCCCCGCGATATTCCAGCGGTGGTGAAAGAGCTGAAACAGTATCCATTTACCGCAATCACTGGCGTGAATACGTTATTTAACGCGTTGCTCAACAATAAAGAATTCCACGAATTGGATTTTTCGGCACTGCGGCTGTCCGCGGGAGGCGGCGCGTCAGTACAGCAGTCGGTGGCCGAGCGCTGGGAAAAATTGACCGGTAAACATCTGCTCGAAGGCTACGGGTTGACAGAGAGTTCTCCGGTCGTATCGGGCAACCCGTACGATCTGAAGCATTACAGCGGCAGTATTGGGCTACCGATGCCATCAACGGATGTCAGAATCATTGATGATAATGGTAACGACGCAGGTCCGGGGGAATCCGGTGAGCTGTGGGTGCGTGGGCCGCAGGTGATGTTAGGGTACTGGCAGCAGCCTGCCGCTACGGATGAAGTGTTAAAAGATGGCTGGCTGGCAACGGGTGATATTGTCACGTCCGATGATGAGGGATTCCTGCGAGTCATCGACCGTAAGAAAGACATGATTCTGGTTTCCGGCTTTAACGTCTATCCGACCGAAATTGAAGATGTGATCAGCCGTCATCCCAACGTGTCTGAATCCGCGGTGGTTGGGGTGGAGAATGAGGTCTCCGGTGAAGCAGTCAAAGCCTTTGTCGTCAGACGCGACAACGCGTTAACGAAAGAGGAACTCATTACTCACTGCCGACGTAACCTTACTGGCTACAAAGTGCCTAAAGAGATCGAATTCTGCGACGATTTGCCGAAATCTAACGTGGGGAAAATTCTGCGGCGCGAGTTACGCGGTGAGAAAACGGCAAAGAAAGATGCTGCCGCCTGA
- a CDS encoding Slp family lipoprotein: MKKMRINQKKTRFCIVVATALLLSGCVTVPDAIKGTSPTPQDDLVRVMNAPQIYIGQESRFGGRVVSIRNEANKTRLEIASMPLDSGAKPLLDMPSEGRFIAYVNRFLEPVDFKDQLVTVVGPIVGTEQGAIGDKPYRYVVIDAQGYKRWNVVQRLITPPGGYGYGPWGWRAGYGYGWGSGWGFDGSWPGPARIENVVTE; this comes from the coding sequence ATGAAAAAAATGCGTATAAATCAGAAAAAAACACGCTTCTGTATAGTGGTTGCGACAGCGCTGCTGCTTTCTGGCTGTGTCACGGTGCCGGATGCCATTAAAGGCACGTCGCCAACGCCGCAGGACGATTTGGTGCGTGTGATGAATGCGCCGCAGATTTATATCGGTCAGGAATCACGTTTTGGCGGACGGGTGGTTAGCATCCGCAATGAAGCGAATAAAACGCGGTTGGAAATTGCCAGCATGCCGCTGGATAGCGGCGCGAAACCGCTGCTGGATATGCCGTCAGAAGGGCGCTTTATCGCCTATGTGAATCGCTTTCTGGAACCTGTCGATTTTAAAGATCAACTGGTCACCGTTGTCGGGCCAATTGTCGGCACCGAACAGGGCGCTATTGGTGATAAACCCTATCGTTATGTTGTGATCGACGCGCAAGGCTACAAACGCTGGAATGTCGTACAGCGTCTGATAACACCACCCGGCGGCTATGGCTATGGCCCGTGGGGATGGCGAGCAGGTTACGGCTACGGCTGGGGCTCAGGGTGGGGATTTGACGGCAGTTGGCCTGGTCCGGCACGGATTGAGAATGTCGTGACAGAATAA